The following are encoded together in the Arcticibacterium luteifluviistationis genome:
- a CDS encoding LytR/AlgR family response regulator transcription factor has protein sequence MTNYKYQNSANILFLEGDVNYTIFHFKNGLKKTSCYTLCRHEEELNSFIRISRKHLVNPSHIKNYSKEGTYAEILLKNGQNIPVSRRKIKEVEFAIALLRFR, from the coding sequence ATGACCAATTACAAGTATCAAAACAGTGCCAATATTCTCTTTTTAGAAGGAGATGTAAACTATACCATATTTCATTTTAAAAATGGCTTAAAGAAAACCTCTTGCTATACCCTATGCCGTCACGAAGAAGAACTGAACTCCTTCATTAGAATTAGTAGGAAGCACTTAGTAAACCCTTCTCACATAAAAAACTATTCTAAAGAAGGTACATACGCCGAAATCCTTTTAAAAAACGGTCAAAACATTCCAGTTTCCAGGCGGAAAATAAAAGAAGTAGAATTTGCTATTGCTTTATTAAGATTTCGATAA